In Suricata suricatta isolate VVHF042 chromosome X, meerkat_22Aug2017_6uvM2_HiC, whole genome shotgun sequence, the DNA window tttctttacttttttttttttcctcttccttttttggtggtgggggtggttatgtttaaatgaagttgcttttacagcaccaaNNNNNNNNNNNNNNNNNNNNNNNNNNNNNNNNNNNNNNNNNNNNNNNNNNNNNNNNNNNNNNNNNNNNNNNNNNNNNNNNNNNNNNNNNNNNNNNNNNNNCTGGCgtggcctccccctgcctccagagctctgcggcctgggaggggagggggcccctgGGCCCTCTGAGCCTACTTGCTGGAGGAGGACTTGGGGGGGCTCATCTCCCCAGCCCCGTCCTCGTTTCCCGGCTCCTCTGGGATGGGCTTGAGCCCGTTTTCCAGGGGCTCCCCAGCCTCCCGGTCTCCTGCCTGGGCAAGGCCCTCTGGCTCACAGCACTGCCCAGGCGCCTCTGAGGGCCTTGCCTGACCTAGGCCCGCGGAGGTGGGAGCATTTTCATCTTCCTGAGTGGCAGGGAAGAGCTCGGGGGCCCCCTCAGGGGCAAGGGCTGCCCTGGCTGCATGCTGGGTTTCAGgagcagcggcagcagcggcagcagcgccAGGAACTGCCTCGTTGGCCCCCAGGTTGGCCAGGGCAGCCTGGGAAGCAGCTTTCCTGGCCAGGGCCACCCAGGAAGCGGCCAGACCGCCAGTGCCCACACGGGCCCCCTCTTCCACTCGGAACCGCTCGCTCCTAGCTGAGGCGGCCTCCCATGCCTCGGCCTCCTGAATGAGCCGCAGCAGCCCCATGAAGCCAGGCGGTCTCCTGTCCAGCTGCAGCCTCCTCAGCGCGTTCTGGAGCCTCTCGTTGGGGCGGGCCCGAGTCAGCACCTGCTGGGTGCGCAACTGGTCTGCAGTGGCGGGATGGAAGGCCCCCTTCAGCAAGGCCGACTGCAGCAGGCTTTCCAGGCGCATCACATAGGCAAAGAGGGACTCCTGGGGCCGCTGGGCACAGGTCAGGAACATCAGCCGCGAGGCCACGCGCGTGTCCTGGTCCCCAAACACCTGCACCAGTGCGGCCAGGCAGTCCTGCGCAGGCGTGTCGGGATTTTCTGCCAGGAGGCCGCGCACGAGATCCAGTGCGGGGCCTCCCAAGCTCTGCACCAGCCGCCACGTCTTCTCCGCTTCAGACATGTAGCTCCACAGGCGCAGCATGTCGCTGGTGTGATCCAGCCAGCGCTCAAAGGACTCTTCCTCTCCGCCTGGCCCTTCGGCCCCAGAGAAGCTTCTCAGCCCCCCAGAGGCCATAATTTCCCGCAGAGGCCGCCAGGCCTGGCCCCACTGCATGAGCCAGGATCCTGCGCCACCGctggcccctgccccacccacagCTCCTTCAGCCCCGGGAGGTCCTGCTTCACCTGCAGCTCCTGCCATACTCACGGATCCTGCCACCCCCGCAATTCCTGCGTCACCTGaggctccctcctcctctgactCACCGGCTTCACTTCCAGTCTCTGCCTGGCCTGGAGCTCCTGCCTCACCTGCAGCCCCTGCCTCGCCTCCAGCTCCTGCCTCACCTGCAGCCCCTGCCTCACTTCCAGCTCCTGCCTCGCCTGCAGCCCCTGCCTCGCCCCCggctcctgcctctcctccagctCCGGCCTCACCTGCCTGGCCaacccctgcctgcccctgggcCTGTGCAGGGAAATTGGGTCTATCCTGGGACTCTGATTCTGGGACCTGGGGTGGGAAGACCACAGTCCAGGGTCCTCCCTTG includes these proteins:
- the LOC115284167 gene encoding paraneoplastic antigen Ma6F-like, translating into MLRDWCRWMGVNEQRSLLVLGIPDDCEDREFQEAVQAALRPLGSYRVLGKVFRKELGFKIALVEFAQYLNRSLIPQQIPGKGGPWTVVFPPQVPESESQDRPNFPAQAQGQAGVGQAGEAGAGGEAGAGGEAGAAGEAGAGSEAGAAGEAGAGGEAGAAGEAGAPGQAETGSEAGESEEEGASGDAGIAGVAGSVSMAGAAGEAGPPGAEGAVGGAGASGGAGSWLMQWGQAWRPLREIMASGGLRSFSGAEGPGGEEESFERWLDHTSDMLRLWSYMSEAEKTWRLVQSLGGPALDLVRGLLAENPDTPAQDCLAALVQVFGDQDTRVASRLMFLTCAQRPQESLFAYVMRLESLLQSALLKGAFHPATADQLRTQQVLTRARPNERLQNALRRLQLDRRPPGFMGLLRLIQEAEAWEAASARSERFRVEEGARVGTGGLAASWVALARKAASQAALANLGANEAVPGAAAAAAAAPETQHAARAALAPEGAPELFPATQEDENAPTSAGLGQARPSEAPGQCCEPEGLAQAGDREAGEPLENGLKPIPEEPGNEDGAGEMSPPKSSSSK